Proteins encoded within one genomic window of Rossellomorea vietnamensis:
- a CDS encoding AAA family ATPase, with amino-acid sequence MFDTFNFDLIYRERDDVTPLVVMMCGVAGSGKTTFSQILERSGFVRLSIDEEIWATNGRWGIDFPMEKFEEYRQAAEVKLRNRLIKLIRDKQKVVIDFSFWDRGRRNRYKKLIEDSGGKWILIYLKVQEHDLRERLKVRNQRFDANSFPISEELLTSYLNGFEIPQGEGEIVIDN; translated from the coding sequence ATGTTTGATACGTTTAATTTTGACCTGATCTACCGTGAACGAGATGATGTAACCCCATTAGTGGTCATGATGTGTGGGGTGGCGGGTTCCGGTAAAACGACTTTTTCACAAATATTGGAGCGATCCGGTTTTGTCCGCCTTTCAATAGATGAAGAAATATGGGCAACGAATGGTCGTTGGGGGATTGATTTCCCAATGGAAAAGTTTGAGGAATATAGACAAGCTGCAGAAGTAAAATTACGAAACCGTTTAATAAAGTTAATCCGCGATAAACAGAAGGTTGTGATTGACTTTAGTTTTTGGGACCGGGGGAGAAGGAATCGATATAAAAAACTGATTGAGGATTCCGGCGGTAAATGGATACTGATTTATTTGAAGGTTCAAGAACATGATTTGCGTGAACGACTTAAGGTACGAAACCAGCGTTTTGATGCAAATTCCTTCCCGATTTCTGAAGAACTTTTAACATCATATCTTAATGGTTTTGAAATACCTCAAGGAGAAGGGGAAATAGTGATAGACAATTAA